One window of the Rhipicephalus sanguineus isolate Rsan-2018 chromosome 2, BIME_Rsan_1.4, whole genome shotgun sequence genome contains the following:
- the LOC119381815 gene encoding uncharacterized protein LOC119381815, producing the protein MSQQMHSDAPTRPGGAGVGGDGENSTELVQQILRVPRDHGVVTVFRDSKILTTWAYAMLKTNLVYDTEKTFPGVLTSLSRLPVDRPYLYIPHGTYLNLPAHTRAVSCSVKVTPHGLRTPWKTGSSVVQPVNSDMLVYGLSSVGLNHYLDTGMCRVKKGETNNPMKPQSYLPFQEKDHSDLAKSYWGLKITPGNEDDDSDDEKSIPACMGVPRHNFAYDFIHIHKASPRLTKFVNQFPFKGHVGTPIVNYEYQFGSDAWLKMGPTYNAGNELLTRTHLGLPADVVSYTTSNMSNYESYEQKPDTNITMRLRPDDMHTRHVKYLDPMENTYFTRGLKTMAHSTIQPSLSFGVLAVSKSNKDDPGSTETFQDIAAFFQIDTELVVHSDVDTIVADSVTLPSNVGPYLRHSNENIKASYNSLTRHGRPVNLARTESEVTEHKAELSQGQTTKLIGSSDENSTYDINETLAAFAEPDRGVGEVSDPNVSEPGTGVGGDGKSLQPPPRWALQLQSVPKRRKLVHDVFPARDDGEAETICHDIIRGFEQGPTQYGIAAVALHTRGTTLPHVHVLHDCSWSNGTCRCVIFAGFVRRPNRSSIWSTSASAWDLYHLVKYFNSEPRVLEYIKMGGNDWGRDVRNEVLGQLEGSGHEPGRVLEILYPKLPHSVACDDAHGGQTSGGDTDEVRARTGAKCRKRSKGASEESIYDWLRENPVSPLTNIVRTPKWLADPVFRFIRLDDKRLQRAIQVFNDEMCSYTTLDFIEMYQHTQPLFDAPHGDLATFYMDVPASFDAMMELLNFQFNGIHEEVSAFVNNLYSLVEKAVPKKNCMEIVSPPSAGKNFFFDPVLSFYINRGTIRNFNRYTSFPLQDTVGRRILVWNEPNCESSAFDTVKKIFGGDVDSVAVKYSADQTISRTPVIVLSNNEVFPDDEAFNHRMWRYKWRACPPLKKYDKKIHPMALVLLFDAFVLEETYVGTRQLDQ; encoded by the exons ATGTCGCAGCAGATGCACTCAGACGCCCCCACCCGTCCAGGCGGAGCAGGAGTTGGAGGTGACGGTGAAAATTCGacagagctcgttcagcagattttgcgcgtacctcgcgaccacggagtggtcacagtcttccgtgacagcaaaatactcaccacatgggcctacgcaatgctgaagaccaatttagtttatgacaccgagaaaacgtttccaggagttctgactagcctgtcgcgcttgccagtggaccggccgtatctttacattcctcacggcacctaccttaacctaccagctcacacaagagctgttagctgctctgtcaaggtaacccctcatggtttacgcacgccatggaagacgggctcttcggttgtccaacccgtcaactctgacatgctagtttatggccttagctccgtcggactgaaccactacttggataccggcatgtgtcgtgtgaagaaaggcgagacaaacaACCCGATGAAGCCACAGTCTTATTTACCATTTCAGGAGAAGGACCACTCGGATCTGGCTAAGAGCTACTGGGGTCTAAAGATCACACCCGGAAACGAGGATGACGATAGCGATGACGAAAAGAGCATACCTGCCTGCATGGGTGTACCACGTCACAACTTTGCTTACGACTTTATTCACATTCACAAGGCAAGTCCCCGCTTGACCAAGTTCGTAAACCAGTTTCCGTTCAAAGGTCACGTGGGCACACCTATAGTCAACTATGAGTACCAGTTTGGAAGTGACGCATGGCTAAAGATGGGTCCAACTTATAACGCGGGAAACGAGTTGCTAACTCGTACACACCTTGGCCTGCCTGCTGACGTTGTATCCTACACCACTAGCAACATGTCAAactacgaatcgtacgagcaaaagccagataccaacatcaccatgcggcttcgacccgacgatatgcacacgcgccacgtgaagtatttggaccctatggaaaatacttacttcacccgaggtttaaaaacgatggcgcactcaactattcaaccaagtttgagttttggggtattggcagtaagcaagtctaacaaggacgacccaggcagtactgaaacctttcaagacattgccgccttttttcaaattgacacagaactggtggttcactctgacgtagacaccatagttgccgacagtgttactttaccctcgaacgtggggccttacttgcgtcactccaacgaaaacatcaaagcaagttacaacagcctcacacgtcacggacgtccagtcaacctcgctcgcacggagtccgaagttaccgagcacaaggcagagct ttcccagggacaaactacaaagcttattggttcgagcgacgagaacagtacctatgacattaatgaaaccctggcggcatttgcggaacctgatcgaggcgtgggagaagtatcagatccaaacgtgtccgaaccaggaacaggggttggaggagatggaaaaagtttacaaccccctccacgctgggcactgcagctacagtcagttccaaaacgaagaaagcttgtgcatgatgtgtttcccgctcgagacgacggagaagctgagacaatttgtcacgacattatcagaggattcgagcaagggcccacccagtacggaatcgctgccgtcgcactccacacacgaggaactacactcccacacgtccacgtcttacacgactgcagctggagcaatggcacatgccgatgtgttatcttcgctggcttcgtcagacgaccaaatcgctcgtcaatttggtctacaagcgccagtgcatgggacctctaccatctcgtcaagtatttcaatagtgagccccgagtattggaatacattaaaatgggaggaaatgattggggtcgcgacgttagaaatgaagttttgggacaactcgaaggttctggacacgagcccgggcgagttttggaaatactgtacccgaaacttccgcattcagttgcatgtgacgacgcccatggaggtcagacgagcggtggagacactgacgaggtacgcgcaagaacgggtgcaaagtgccgaaaacgttcaaaaggagcgtcggaagaatccatctacgactggctacgcgaaaaccccgtatcgccgttgacaaacattgtgcgcacccccaagtggctggcagacccggtgtttcggttcattcgcctggacgacaagcgcctccaacgagctatccaggtgtttaatgacgaaatgtgctcgtacaccaccttggactttattgaaatgtaccagcacacccagcctctctttgatgccccacacggtgacctcgctaccttttacatggatgtgcccgcgtcatttgatgccatgatggaactattaaactttcagtttaatggcatccacgaggaagtgtcggcctttgtaaacaacctatatagcctggtcgagaaggcggtccccaagaaaaactgtatggagattgtgtcccctccgagtgcaggaaaaaactttttttttgaccccgttctttccttttacattaaccgcggtacgatccgcaactttaaccgctacactagctttccgcttcaggacaccgtgggccgtcgcatcctggtgtggaacgagccaaactgtgagtcgtctgcttttgatactgttaaaaaaatttttggcggtgaCGTAGATTCGGTGGCGGTCAAGTACTCGGCTGATCAGACCATTTCCAGGACGCCCGTCATTGTGCTCTCGAACAACGAGGTGTTTCCAGATGACGAGGCCTTCAACCACCGCATGTGGCGCTACAAGTGGCGAGCGTGTCCTCCACTAAAGAAATACGACAAGAAGATCCACCCGATGGCCCTGGTCCTCCTGTTTGATGCTTTTGTACTCGAAGAAACATACGTCGGCACGCGCCAGCTTGATCAATAA